In the Bos indicus x Bos taurus breed Angus x Brahman F1 hybrid chromosome 20, Bos_hybrid_MaternalHap_v2.0, whole genome shotgun sequence genome, one interval contains:
- the PLK2 gene encoding serine/threonine-protein kinase PLK2, giving the protein MELLRTITYQPAASTKMCEQALGKACGGDSKKKRPQPPPEEPQPPQPPAQVQPAAPHHHHHHSHSGAEISRIIVDPTTGKRYCRGKVLGKGGFAKCYEMTDLTNNKVYAAKIIPHSRVAKPHQREKIDKEIELHRILHHKHVVQFYHYFEDKENIYILLEYCSRRSMAHILKARKVLTEPEVRYYLRQIVSGLKYLHEQEILHRDLKLGNFFINEAMELKVGDFGLAARLEPLEHRRRTICGTPNYLSPEVLNKQGHGCESDIWALGCVMYTMLLGRPPFETTNLKETYRCIREARYTMPSSLLAPAKHLIASMLSKNPEDRPSLDDIIRHDFFLQGFTPDRLSSSCCHTVPDFHLSSPAKNFFKKAAAALFGGKKDKARYIDTHNKVSKEDEEIYKLRHDLKKTSITQQPSKHRTDEELQPPTTTVARSGTPAVENKQQIGDAIRMIVRGTLGSCSSSSECLEDSTMGSVADTVARVLRGCLENMPEADCIPKEQLSTSFQWVTKWVDYSNKYGFGYQLSDHTVGVLFNNGAHMSLLPDKKTVHYYAELGQCSVFQATDAPEQFISQVTVLKYFSHYMEENLMDGGDLPSVTDVRRPRLYLLQWLKSDKALMMLFNDGTFQVNFYHDHTKIIICSQNEEYLLTYINEDRISTTFRLTTLLMSGCSLELKNRMEYALNMLLQRCN; this is encoded by the exons ATGGAGCTCTTACGGACTATCACCTACCAGCCGGCCGCCAGCACCAAGATGTGCGAGCAGGCGCTGGGCAAGGCTTGCGGCGGGGACTCGAAAAAGAAGCGGCCGCAGCCGCCCCCCGAGGAGCCGCAGCCGCCGCAGCCCCCGGCGCAGGTGCAGCCGGCGGCcccccaccatcatcaccaccactcgCACTCGGGGGCCGAGATCTCGCGGATTATCGTCGACCCCACGACGGGGAAGCGCTACTGCCGCGGCAAAGTGCTGGGAAAG GGTGGCTTTGCAAAATGCTACGAGATGACAGATTTGACTAACAACAAAGTCTACGCTGCAAAAATTATTCCTCACAGCAGAGTAGCCAAACCTCATCAAAGGGAAAAG ATTGACAAAGAAATAGAGCTTCACAGAATTCTCCATCACAAGCACGTCGTGCAGTTTTACCACTACTTCGAGgacaaagaaaacatttacatTCTTTTGGAATATTGCAGTAGAAGG tcCATGGCTCATATCTTGAAAGCAAGGAAGGTGTTGACAGAGCCAGAAGTCCGATATTACCTCAGGCAGATCGTGTCTGGACTAAAGTACCTTCATGAACAAGAAATCTTGCATAGAGATCTCAAACTAG GGAACTTTTTTATTAATGAAGCCATGGAACTAAAAGTTGGGGACTTTGGTTTGGCAGCCAGGCTGGAACCCTTGGAACACAGGAGAAG GACAATATGTGGTACCCCAAATTATCTTTCTCCTGAAGTCCTCAACAAACAAGGACACGGCTGTGAATCAGACATTTGGGCCTTAGGCTGTGTAAT GTATACAATGTTACTAGGAAGACCTCCATTTGAAACTACAAATCTGAAAGAAACTTACAGATGTATAAGAGAAGCAAGGTATACAATGCCCTCTTCATTGCTGGCTCCTGCTAAGCACTTAATAGCTAGCATGTTGTCCAAAAATCCAGAAGATCGTCCCAGTTTGGATGACATCATTCGACATGATTTCTTTTTGCAg GGCTTCACTCCAGATAGACTCTCTTCTAGCTGTTGTCACACAGTTCCAGATTTCCACTTGTCAAGCCCAGCTAAGAATTTCTTTAAGAAGGCAGCTGCTGCTCTTTTTGGTGGCAAAAAAGACAAAGCAAGATATATTGACACACATA ATAAAGTATCtaaagaagatgaagaaatttACAAGCTTAGGCATGATTTGAAAAAGACTTCGATAACTCAGCAACCCAGCAAACACAGGACAGATGAG GAACTCCAGCCACCTACCACTACAGTTGCCAGATCTGGAACACCCGCAGTGGAAAACAAGCAGCAGATTGGAGATGCTATTCGGATGATAGTCAGAGGAACTCTTGGCAGCTGCAGCAGTAGCAGTGAAT GCCTTGAGGACAGTACCATGGGAAGTGTCGCAGACACGGTGGCAAGAGTCCTTCGAGGATGTCTCGAAAACATGCCAGAAGCTGACTGCATCCCCAAAGAGCAACTGAGCACTTCCTTTCAGTGGGTCACCAAGTGGGTCGACTACTCTAATAAATACGGCTTTGGGTACCAGCTCTCAGACCACACCGTAGGAGTCCTTTTCAACAACGGTGCTCACATGAGCCTCCTTCCAGACAAAAA AACAGTTCACTATTATGCGGAGCTTGGCCAGTGCTCTGTTTTCCAAGCCACAGATGCCCCTGAACAATTCATTAGTCAAGTGACGGTGCTGAAATACTTCTCTCATTACATGGAGGAGAACCTCATGGAT GGTGGAGACCTGCCTAGTGTTACTGATGTTCGAAGACCTCGGCTCTACCTCCTTCAGTGGCTAAAATCTGATAAGGCCTTAATGATGCTCTTCAATGATGGCACCTTTCAG GTGAATTTCTACCATGATCATACAAAAATAATCATCTGTAGCCAAAATGAAGAATACCTTCTCACCTACATCAATGAGGACAGGATATCTACAACTTTTAGACTGACAACTCTGCTGATGTCTGGCTGTTCGTTAGAATTAAAAAATCGAATGGAATACGCTCTGAACATGCTCTTACAGAGGTGTAACTAG